The following coding sequences are from one Mycobacterium bourgelatii window:
- the pstC gene encoding phosphate ABC transporter permease subunit PstC codes for MTTPNPADAGAGGVVAAPFKRPRVTPLSPWGQTKPSAGDRIFGWLSRASGTLIVVLVAAIGAFLLWRAVPALHRNKENFLTYGGTWITTDTSAMHFGVLDLLQVTLCVSLFALALAMPVALGVAIFLTQYAPRRLAGPLAYMVDLLAAVPSIIYGVWGLYVLAPWLRPAASWLNTNMNWCFLFARGSGSIESGSTIFTGGIVLAIMILPIMTAVTREVFAQTPQGQIEAALALGATRWEVVRTTVLPFGRSGYICGVILGLGRALGETVALLIILRGTQEAFGWSLFDGGSTFATKIAGAAPEFDDPYRAGAYLAAGLTLFLLTSVVNGVARTAVAGAERANP; via the coding sequence ATGACGACACCAAACCCAGCCGACGCCGGGGCGGGCGGGGTCGTCGCGGCGCCGTTCAAGCGGCCGCGCGTCACGCCCCTGAGTCCATGGGGTCAAACCAAGCCCTCAGCGGGCGATCGGATATTTGGCTGGCTGTCGCGGGCATCGGGAACGTTGATCGTGGTCCTGGTCGCGGCGATCGGCGCATTCCTGCTCTGGCGCGCGGTGCCGGCATTGCACCGCAACAAAGAGAACTTCCTGACTTATGGCGGAACGTGGATCACCACGGACACCTCAGCGATGCACTTCGGAGTGCTGGACCTGCTGCAGGTCACCCTTTGCGTTTCGCTGTTCGCACTGGCCCTTGCGATGCCGGTCGCGCTTGGTGTTGCGATCTTCTTGACGCAGTACGCGCCGCGGCGGCTCGCCGGGCCGCTGGCCTACATGGTGGACTTGCTCGCCGCGGTGCCTTCGATCATCTACGGCGTCTGGGGCCTGTATGTGCTGGCGCCCTGGCTACGCCCGGCCGCCAGCTGGCTCAACACCAATATGAATTGGTGCTTCTTGTTTGCGCGGGGTAGCGGCTCGATCGAAAGTGGTAGCACCATCTTCACCGGCGGGATCGTCTTGGCGATCATGATCCTGCCCATCATGACGGCGGTGACGCGCGAGGTGTTTGCGCAGACGCCGCAGGGCCAGATCGAGGCCGCGCTGGCGCTCGGCGCCACCCGTTGGGAGGTGGTCAGGACCACCGTGCTGCCGTTCGGGCGGTCCGGATACATCTGTGGCGTGATTTTGGGTCTGGGTCGCGCGCTGGGGGAGACGGTCGCACTGCTGATCATCCTGCGCGGCACCCAGGAGGCATTCGGCTGGTCGCTCTTCGACGGTGGCTCCACCTTCGCCACCAAGATCGCCGGCGCCGCACCGGAGTTTGACGACCCGTACCGTGCCGGCGCCTATCTTGCCGCGGGCCTGACGCTGTTCCTGCTCACTTCGGTGGTCAACGGCGTGGCGCGTACGGCCGTCGCGGGAGCCGAAAGAGCCAACCCGT